From Borrelia sp. RT5S, the proteins below share one genomic window:
- the clpP gene encoding ATP-dependent Clp endopeptidase proteolytic subunit ClpP yields the protein MHNLVPTVVEHTGNYERVFDIYSRLLRDRIIFLSGEISDVKADTVIAQLLFLESENSDKDVHVYINSPGGSITAGLAIYDTMQYIKPDVRTICIGQAASMAAFLLAGGTKGKRDSLSYSRIMIHQPWGGIGGQASDISIQANEIMRLKRLIIDIMSSRLGVSKKKLSLDIERDYFMTPNDALVYGIIDNILERN from the coding sequence ATGCACAATCTGGTTCCTACTGTTGTAGAGCATACAGGGAATTATGAACGAGTCTTTGATATATATTCAAGGTTGCTAAGGGATAGGATAATTTTTTTAAGCGGCGAGATTAGCGATGTTAAGGCAGATACGGTTATTGCACAACTTCTTTTCTTGGAATCTGAGAATTCTGATAAGGATGTGCATGTTTATATAAATTCTCCGGGGGGTAGTATTACTGCGGGACTTGCAATTTATGATACTATGCAATACATCAAGCCGGATGTTAGAACTATTTGCATTGGACAGGCAGCTTCAATGGCTGCGTTTTTGCTTGCAGGGGGCACTAAGGGCAAAAGGGATTCATTGTCATATTCAAGAATAATGATTCATCAACCTTGGGGTGGAATAGGAGGGCAGGCTAGCGATATTAGCATACAAGCAAATGAAATCATGAGGCTTAAGAGGTTGATAATAGATATTATGTCTAGTAGGCTAGGTGTTTCTAAAAAAAAATTATCTCTTGATATTGAGAGAGATTACTTTATGACACCTAATGATGCTCTTGTTTATGGGATTATTGACAATATTTTAGAGAGGAATTAA
- the clpX gene encoding ATP-dependent protease ATP-binding subunit ClpX: MARNKNQRIVECSFCGRVRAEEEKMITTRSVAICFECSRGCYNLFQEEAVRDVSGKSYGELPSPRQLKSHLDRYVIGQEDAKKVLSVAVYNHYKRIFRGSVEGEIELEKSNILIVGPTGSGKTLLAKKLADEMNVPFTIADATTLTEAGYVGEDVENILLKLIHAAQGDVRFAERGIIYIDEIDKIAKKGENVSITRDVSGEGVQQALLKIIEGTVANVPPRGGRKHPYEDTIEINTQDILFICGGAFVGLEKIIQKRISRSSIGFSSAAKKEIEGDNFLKYLEMEDLVKFGLIPEFVGRLPVHSYLESLGKQDLIKILIEPDNSILKQYYHMFKMDSVELVFEKDAIDAIAEEAMSKNTGARGLRSILEELLKHTMFEVPSIKQVKKVIVTKESVLSNDIEPLILTGKQVNKIWPKELYEINSKSN, encoded by the coding sequence ATGGCAAGAAATAAGAATCAAAGGATTGTGGAGTGTTCTTTTTGTGGTCGTGTTAGAGCCGAAGAAGAGAAAATGATTACCACAAGATCTGTTGCTATTTGCTTCGAATGCTCTAGGGGGTGTTACAATCTTTTTCAAGAAGAAGCTGTAAGAGATGTGAGTGGTAAATCTTATGGGGAACTTCCATCTCCTAGGCAACTTAAGAGTCATCTGGATAGATATGTTATTGGGCAGGAAGATGCTAAGAAAGTTTTATCTGTGGCTGTTTATAATCATTATAAGAGGATATTTAGAGGTAGTGTGGAGGGGGAGATTGAGCTTGAAAAATCTAATATATTGATTGTAGGCCCTACTGGTAGTGGGAAAACTCTGCTTGCTAAGAAGTTGGCTGATGAGATGAATGTCCCTTTTACTATTGCGGATGCTACAACGCTTACTGAGGCTGGTTATGTGGGTGAGGATGTTGAAAATATTTTACTTAAGCTTATTCATGCGGCCCAAGGAGATGTGAGGTTTGCGGAGAGGGGTATTATTTATATAGACGAGATAGATAAGATTGCCAAGAAGGGTGAGAATGTCTCAATTACTAGGGATGTGTCTGGAGAAGGGGTTCAACAGGCTTTGTTGAAAATCATTGAGGGTACTGTTGCTAATGTGCCGCCAAGGGGAGGCAGGAAGCATCCTTATGAGGATACTATTGAAATTAATACTCAAGATATACTGTTTATATGCGGCGGGGCTTTTGTGGGACTTGAAAAGATTATTCAGAAAAGAATTAGCAGAAGCTCTATTGGATTTTCATCTGCTGCTAAGAAAGAGATTGAAGGGGATAATTTTTTAAAATATTTAGAAATGGAAGATCTAGTGAAATTTGGATTAATACCGGAGTTTGTGGGTAGGCTTCCTGTGCATTCCTACCTTGAAAGTCTAGGAAAACAGGATTTAATTAAGATATTAATTGAGCCAGATAATTCTATTTTAAAGCAATATTATCATATGTTTAAAATGGATAGTGTGGAGCTTGTATTTGAAAAGGATGCAATTGATGCTATTGCTGAGGAGGCAATGAGTAAGAATACAGGTGCTAGAGGCCTACGTTCTATTTTAGAAGAGTTGCTTAAACATACGATGTTTGAAGTACCTTCGATTAAGCAAGTAAAAAAGGTTATTGTTACCAAAGAGTCTGTTTTGAGTAATGATATTGAACCCTTGATTCTGACGGGGAAACAGGTCAATAAGATTTGGCCAAAAGAACTTTATGAAATCAATTCTAAGTCTAATTAG
- the lon gene encoding endopeptidase La, producing the protein MKSILSLISTRKDDIPVIFLGQNVFFPGVTLWTTFDDSVAVGAVYQAMLESRLVLFVYVNNSKSNTSGKISLKNVYPVGTYSKIIQVVKVAKGSIKVLVECQDRVIIRSLLKKSASFIRAKVDFIPDESEFSSKIFVYSKFLREAYETYKSCLPAKELGDGDDNINFLDKPTKLVDVLASNVKLEYGVKLELLQELDVQSRIEKLIVNLNIEIDLLRLKKDIKSKVNDKLDKGQREYFLNEQIKEIQKRLGKDEAEYLDRLNSKKIPEDIKPRIEKEISRLSSMNANSPDANIIRSYAELLLELPWNEHTIMENSLGDIEFILKNAHYGMDEAKEKIINFLAVYHINSKIQAPVLCLVGPPGTGKTSIASSVATSLSRKFAKISLGGVRDAAEIRGHRRTYVGALPGVFINAIKIAGKSNPVILLDEIDKIDNSYRGNPEAALLEVLDTEQNSKFVDHYLEIPYDLSNVLFIATANSLHGISKPLLDRMEIIKIEGYSYIEKLEIAKKFLMPGIIRESFLSKVYIRIEDDVILHIIKKYTMESGVRELKRALTNLFRMVIRELLHVYSREDIIEGNFYFPSSLMHESNSIFTHDPDIPGIYKIINMNNFHVYVDCEYNFNLIKIDSSGFVYGLAWTNHGGVILPVEAIKFEKKGDVILTGSLGAVMKESAQLAYSVVKTYSSRLNFDINESPEIHLHFPEGATPKDGPSAGVTIATAIASILSDKKVPLDLAMTGEVTLKGSILPVGGIKEKVLAAYRNGISKVIIPEDNRRDYVKLPEEIKSSMFVKYVSHLEEVFDYLSII; encoded by the coding sequence ATGAAATCAATTCTAAGTCTAATTAGTACTAGAAAGGATGATATTCCGGTTATCTTTTTAGGACAGAATGTTTTTTTCCCAGGCGTGACCTTATGGACCACTTTTGACGATAGTGTTGCTGTTGGTGCTGTCTACCAGGCTATGCTAGAGAGTAGGCTGGTTTTGTTTGTCTATGTTAATAATTCTAAATCTAATACTTCTGGAAAGATTAGTTTAAAAAATGTGTACCCTGTTGGTACTTATAGTAAAATCATTCAAGTTGTAAAGGTTGCTAAAGGTTCAATAAAAGTTTTAGTTGAATGCCAAGATAGGGTTATTATAAGGAGTCTTCTTAAGAAGAGTGCTTCTTTTATTAGGGCTAAAGTTGATTTTATTCCTGATGAGAGTGAATTTAGTAGCAAGATTTTTGTTTATTCTAAATTCTTAAGAGAAGCTTATGAAACTTACAAGTCTTGTCTTCCTGCTAAAGAATTGGGGGATGGTGATGACAATATTAATTTCCTTGATAAACCTACTAAACTTGTTGATGTATTAGCATCTAATGTTAAGTTGGAATACGGTGTAAAGTTGGAGCTTTTACAAGAATTGGATGTTCAGAGTAGAATTGAAAAGTTAATTGTAAATTTAAATATTGAAATTGATCTTTTAAGGCTTAAGAAGGACATCAAATCCAAAGTTAACGATAAGCTTGATAAGGGGCAAAGGGAGTATTTTTTAAATGAACAGATAAAGGAAATACAGAAAAGATTAGGGAAAGATGAAGCTGAGTATCTTGATAGATTGAATTCTAAGAAAATTCCTGAAGATATTAAGCCAAGAATCGAGAAAGAAATATCTAGGCTTTCCTCCATGAACGCAAATTCTCCAGATGCCAATATTATTAGAAGTTATGCTGAGTTGTTACTTGAGCTGCCTTGGAATGAGCATACTATTATGGAGAATTCCTTAGGTGATATTGAATTTATTTTAAAAAATGCGCACTATGGGATGGATGAAGCTAAAGAAAAAATAATTAACTTTTTAGCTGTTTATCATATTAATTCTAAAATTCAAGCACCTGTTTTGTGTCTTGTGGGTCCCCCTGGTACTGGAAAGACTTCTATTGCCTCCTCTGTTGCCACTTCTCTTTCTAGGAAATTTGCAAAAATTTCTCTTGGGGGAGTTAGAGACGCAGCTGAAATTAGAGGACATAGGAGAACTTATGTCGGAGCTCTCCCAGGGGTTTTTATTAATGCAATTAAAATAGCGGGTAAATCTAATCCTGTAATTTTACTTGACGAGATAGATAAGATTGATAATTCTTATAGGGGAAATCCAGAGGCTGCCCTTTTAGAAGTTTTAGATACTGAGCAAAACTCCAAGTTCGTTGATCATTATTTGGAGATTCCTTATGATCTTTCTAATGTATTGTTTATTGCAACAGCTAATTCTCTTCATGGAATTTCTAAACCCCTTCTTGATAGAATGGAGATCATTAAGATAGAAGGGTATTCTTATATTGAAAAATTAGAGATTGCAAAAAAATTTTTAATGCCGGGTATAATCAGAGAAAGTTTTTTAAGCAAGGTTTATATAAGAATAGAAGATGATGTTATTTTGCACATAATCAAAAAATATACCATGGAGTCTGGAGTTAGAGAGCTTAAGAGAGCTTTGACCAATTTGTTTAGAATGGTTATAAGGGAATTACTTCATGTTTATTCTAGGGAAGATATAATTGAGGGTAATTTTTATTTTCCTAGTTCCTTAATGCATGAAAGTAATTCAATTTTTACTCATGATCCTGATATTCCTGGTATTTATAAAATCATCAATATGAATAATTTTCACGTTTATGTGGATTGTGAGTATAACTTTAATTTAATTAAGATTGATTCTTCTGGATTTGTTTATGGTCTTGCTTGGACAAACCATGGGGGTGTTATACTTCCTGTTGAAGCTATTAAGTTTGAAAAGAAAGGGGATGTTATTTTAACAGGCAGTCTTGGGGCTGTTATGAAGGAGAGTGCACAACTTGCTTATTCTGTGGTTAAAACCTATTCGTCCAGACTTAATTTTGATATAAATGAGAGTCCTGAAATTCATTTACATTTTCCAGAGGGAGCTACGCCAAAAGACGGTCCTTCGGCTGGAGTTACTATTGCAACAGCAATAGCTTCCATACTATCTGATAAAAAAGTTCCTTTAGATCTTGCAATGACAGGAGAAGTTACTCTTAAGGGGTCCATCCTTCCTGTGGGAGGTATTAAGGAAAAAGTACTTGCAGCTTATAGGAATGGAATAAGCAAAGTTATAATTCCTGAGGACAATAGGCGCGATTATGTTAAGCTTCCTGAAGAGATTAAGAGCAGTATGTTTGTTAAGTATGTGTCTCATCTGGAAGAAGTTTTTGATTATTTAAGTATTATTTAA
- the rpsD gene encoding 30S ribosomal protein S4, with protein sequence MNRKNIAKGKMVRRFGVNIFEQPKYDKLLKRKPNPPGMHGRSRKGKVTEYGKQLVEKQKVKFTYGVSERQLTNIFREAKRHHGVTGHNLLALLERRIDNVVYRAGFAISRAHARQIVSHGVIILNGRRVTVPSITLRANDELRVKDKDSLRKLVRSNIERTSTLRNLPTWIEVNADALQVKVTRPPARDEIPTLANEQMIVEYYSKRA encoded by the coding sequence ATGAATAGGAAGAATATAGCTAAAGGTAAGATGGTCAGGCGGTTTGGTGTTAATATATTTGAACAACCTAAGTACGATAAACTACTGAAGAGGAAACCTAATCCACCGGGAATGCATGGGAGGTCTAGGAAGGGTAAGGTCACTGAGTATGGGAAGCAGTTGGTAGAGAAGCAAAAGGTTAAGTTTACTTATGGCGTAAGTGAGAGGCAACTGACTAACATTTTCAGGGAAGCGAAAAGACATCATGGGGTCACCGGACACAATCTTTTGGCTCTGCTTGAGAGAAGAATTGACAATGTTGTATATCGGGCTGGATTTGCTATTTCAAGAGCCCATGCTAGACAGATAGTTTCGCATGGGGTGATCATACTTAATGGAAGAAGGGTTACGGTGCCTTCTATTACTTTAAGAGCGAATGATGAATTACGGGTAAAGGATAAGGACAGCTTAAGGAAGCTGGTTAGATCTAATATAGAGAGGACATCAACTCTTCGAAATCTTCCGACTTGGATAGAAGTAAATGCTGATGCTTTGCAGGTTAAGGTGACACGCCCTCCAGCGAGGGACGAAATACCCACCCTTGCTAATGAGCAAATGATTGTTGAGTATTATTCTAAGAGAGCATAG
- a CDS encoding cation diffusion facilitator family transporter: protein MVKVINNKNISKYVNLNLGSLKQTEFYIAYIENHAKAVSYIKAKTKDREIEVNDFYINPDFKAEGIEKIVFNNLIYYGKKNKLQKISCEITEVEEELKSLGFINNNSVYKKDLTPEIKKDKFIMGIGLVSVLAEVVSIASKLTVGILFNSFALIADAFHVLSDFVLSAITYFSLKITNKPETIYYPYGYKKMENLISFIIGIIIITAGFTIFLNSTGLNKLISLGGESGFHVHYHPTHLEDHSHDHDHFHDHEQDHFHEHGHSHSNNHHEEDKNNILEIFSNKSFRKSIWIPLVPFIFFIVKMVEYLVKFQIGKRYNNYLLLALSSADKNCIFSHGGTTLSLLLANYVWTGFDKIISIFISFIIIREGLYVILKNANKLLSKQDIDLKREIKDTLKNTKINLKELNLSHEGNHLNLYAKLDLNHESDLKSLIRKIEATKEIIKKQHKEIYEMYILI, encoded by the coding sequence ATGGTTAAGGTCATCAATAATAAAAATATTAGCAAATATGTGAATTTAAATCTTGGAAGCCTAAAACAAACTGAATTCTACATAGCTTATATAGAAAATCATGCTAAAGCCGTTTCATATATTAAAGCAAAAACGAAAGATAGAGAAATTGAGGTTAACGATTTTTATATCAATCCGGACTTTAAGGCAGAGGGAATAGAAAAAATAGTATTTAATAATTTAATTTATTATGGGAAAAAGAATAAACTACAGAAAATTTCCTGCGAAATTACTGAAGTAGAGGAAGAACTTAAAAGTTTAGGATTTATAAATAACAATAGCGTATATAAAAAAGACCTAACACCTGAGATCAAAAAGGATAAGTTCATAATGGGGATTGGCCTCGTCTCAGTACTAGCAGAAGTAGTTTCTATTGCATCCAAACTCACTGTAGGAATACTTTTCAATTCATTTGCACTTATAGCAGACGCCTTTCACGTTCTCTCAGATTTTGTGTTATCAGCAATTACCTACTTTAGCCTCAAAATTACAAATAAACCCGAGACGATTTATTATCCTTACGGATATAAAAAAATGGAGAATTTAATATCATTCATCATAGGGATAATTATAATAACAGCAGGATTTACGATATTTTTAAACTCAACAGGTCTGAATAAATTAATTAGCCTTGGGGGCGAATCTGGATTTCATGTTCATTATCATCCCACTCACCTTGAAGATCATAGCCATGATCACGATCACTTTCACGATCATGAACAAGATCACTTCCATGAACACGGACATTCTCATTCAAACAATCATCACGAGGAGGATAAGAATAATATCCTTGAAATATTTTCAAATAAATCTTTCAGGAAAAGCATTTGGATACCATTAGTACCCTTTATATTTTTCATAGTAAAAATGGTCGAATATTTAGTAAAATTTCAGATCGGAAAAAGATACAATAACTACTTACTCCTAGCTCTCTCATCAGCCGATAAAAACTGTATATTTTCCCACGGAGGCACTACATTAAGTTTATTACTTGCAAATTATGTGTGGACAGGTTTTGACAAAATCATATCTATATTCATCAGTTTTATAATTATTAGAGAAGGACTTTACGTAATACTAAAAAACGCTAATAAACTTCTCTCAAAACAAGACATAGATTTAAAAAGAGAGATAAAAGATACATTGAAAAATACCAAAATAAACTTGAAAGAACTTAATTTGTCTCACGAGGGGAATCATTTAAATCTTTATGCAAAATTAGACTTAAACCATGAAAGTGATTTGAAAAGCCTGATACGAAAAATAGAGGCAACAAAAGAAATCATTAAAAAACAACACAAAGAAATATATGAAATGTACATTTTAATATAA
- the cdd gene encoding cytidine deaminase: MNGIDKDQIRQAFQMAEDARSNSYSPYSNFKVGACLKTRDNLFFQGSNVENASFGATCCAERGAIVSMISSVGIQRIDFMLLSTIPETIPCAICLQVMSEFFDRDTKILITNPLTFNSNKSVLKAYTLRDLLKIPFDKEEMSRISISK; encoded by the coding sequence TTGAACGGTATTGATAAAGATCAGATTAGGCAAGCGTTTCAGATGGCTGAGGACGCAAGGAGTAATTCTTATTCACCTTATTCAAACTTTAAAGTGGGGGCTTGTCTTAAAACTAGGGATAATTTGTTCTTTCAGGGCTCGAATGTTGAAAATGCAAGCTTTGGTGCTACCTGCTGTGCAGAAAGGGGCGCTATTGTAAGCATGATATCATCTGTTGGAATACAAAGAATAGATTTTATGCTACTCTCAACAATTCCGGAAACAATTCCGTGTGCAATATGCCTTCAGGTAATGTCGGAATTTTTCGACAGGGACACCAAAATACTCATAACAAATCCCCTCACATTTAATTCTAATAAGTCAGTCCTTAAGGCTTACACACTCAGGGACTTACTCAAAATTCCATTCGACAAAGAAGAGATGTCAAGAATCTCTATTAGTAAATAA
- a CDS encoding bifunctional oligoribonuclease/PAP phosphatase NrnA, with product MLVAIEFIKKYDDFIIIGHKDPDFDCVGSSLALASFLSRIGKRSVMLNEGPFVRREIIPFKDKFLSQWPSINTSDYAVIILDCSIFDRIGDEFVFYVKDMPILVIDHHASGDKLDVPSYINPLAPSTTFLIEKLIREFGYDVTREEAWYILVGFCTDTGFFRFLSSSDPEPFEMIARLVSKGLSLKDVYSYIEAVKSLSSIDILRSMLNNLKSYFDGKVLVTVLPFDAKKDTNISGVNELFYALLSNVENNEILVILKETEDGSILAGLRSREYFDVGELAKAFGGGGHKHASGFKSKRSSLNLLENQVISYIKEYIKA from the coding sequence ATGTTAGTTGCTATTGAATTTATTAAAAAATACGATGATTTTATTATCATTGGGCATAAGGATCCTGATTTTGATTGTGTTGGTTCATCCTTAGCTTTAGCTTCTTTTTTGTCCAGAATAGGAAAGAGGTCTGTTATGCTTAATGAAGGGCCTTTTGTTAGAAGAGAAATAATTCCTTTCAAAGATAAATTTTTATCTCAATGGCCTAGTATTAACACTTCAGATTATGCTGTAATCATTTTAGATTGTTCTATCTTTGACAGAATAGGGGATGAGTTTGTTTTTTATGTAAAGGATATGCCTATTCTTGTTATTGATCATCATGCCTCGGGGGATAAGTTGGATGTTCCCAGTTACATTAATCCCTTAGCCCCTTCAACTACTTTTTTGATAGAGAAATTAATTAGGGAATTTGGGTATGATGTTACTAGAGAAGAGGCGTGGTATATTCTGGTTGGATTTTGCACAGATACAGGGTTTTTTAGATTTTTATCGAGCAGCGATCCTGAGCCTTTCGAAATGATAGCTAGGCTTGTCTCTAAGGGATTAAGCCTGAAGGATGTTTATAGTTACATTGAAGCTGTTAAGAGCTTATCTTCAATAGATATCCTGAGATCGATGTTGAACAACCTTAAATCTTATTTTGATGGGAAAGTGTTAGTCACTGTTTTGCCTTTCGATGCAAAAAAAGACACTAATATTAGTGGAGTTAATGAGCTATTTTATGCACTTCTTAGTAATGTTGAAAATAATGAAATATTGGTTATCTTAAAAGAGACTGAAGATGGTTCTATTTTAGCAGGACTTCGGTCTAGGGAATATTTTGATGTTGGGGAGCTTGCTAAGGCTTTTGGAGGGGGAGGGCATAAGCACGCGAGTGGATTTAAGAGCAAGAGGAGCTCTTTAAACCTTTTAGAAAATCAAGTCATCTCATATATAAAGGAATATATTAAGGCTTGA
- a CDS encoding glycoside hydrolase family 3 protein — protein MSDKELLGQMFMISYPGEQITNFTLNFIKERHLGGIKIFGWNAGNLSVLIDSISKAQVMSQRNRFKIPLFIATDQEGGWTQHIKLKTSKTIGNLGITATLSPNDSYLTGYYIADELNRLGINLNFAPIVDIYTHEDNFIIGPRAYSNDPQIVALFALASYKGQKQAGVISTAKHFPGHGNTVVDSHTKIPIINSNLEEILENELLPYEVLIQENIPVIMSGHLAYPMLTNGEEIPASSSIKILKGILREKLKYNNLIITDDLLMNAVRYKNESIYDTIERIIRTETDILLISLNENLQSSAYDRLLALMKEDNEIRENIVKSNKRILRIKLQYLKEDKNKVEIYPNYKKAQEIPTSEAKRFFEQSTLRGITKIRLEKKVSRDKKTLLVSPYYHMVSEGRKTFQNSSSYYYDYYPLNGINSNKLHEIKKLIEKHEQVIFNLSTPGSLKYIENLKKYKDKISVIVSLTPRHIKTLDWVENIVVVYGTTALAFKSGFLALIERFNPRGALPLINFKP, from the coding sequence ATGAGCGACAAAGAACTACTAGGACAAATGTTTATGATAAGTTATCCGGGAGAACAAATAACTAACTTTACTCTTAACTTTATCAAAGAGAGGCACTTGGGTGGCATAAAAATCTTTGGATGGAATGCTGGCAACCTATCTGTGCTAATAGACAGCATAAGTAAAGCACAAGTAATGTCTCAAAGAAATAGATTTAAAATTCCCCTATTCATTGCTACAGACCAAGAGGGTGGATGGACACAGCACATAAAACTAAAGACCTCAAAAACAATAGGAAACCTTGGCATCACTGCCACTCTCTCGCCAAACGATTCTTACCTCACAGGATATTACATAGCAGACGAATTAAATCGCCTTGGAATCAACCTAAATTTTGCGCCCATAGTTGACATCTACACTCATGAGGACAACTTCATAATAGGCCCAAGGGCATACTCCAATGATCCACAAATAGTTGCTCTATTTGCCCTAGCATCCTATAAAGGACAAAAACAAGCAGGGGTGATCTCAACAGCAAAACATTTCCCGGGGCATGGGAATACAGTTGTTGATTCTCACACAAAAATACCAATAATAAATTCAAATTTAGAAGAGATACTAGAAAACGAATTATTACCTTACGAAGTATTAATACAGGAAAATATTCCAGTAATCATGAGTGGACACCTGGCATATCCAATGCTTACAAACGGAGAAGAGATACCTGCCTCATCATCAATTAAAATTTTAAAAGGAATTCTTAGGGAAAAATTAAAATATAATAATTTGATCATAACAGATGATTTATTAATGAACGCTGTAAGATATAAAAATGAAAGTATATATGACACAATTGAAAGAATCATCAGAACAGAAACAGACATTTTATTAATATCATTAAACGAAAATTTACAAAGCAGCGCGTATGACAGGCTCTTAGCCCTTATGAAAGAAGATAACGAGATAAGAGAAAATATCGTTAAATCCAATAAAAGAATACTTAGGATCAAGTTGCAATATTTAAAAGAAGATAAAAATAAAGTAGAAATCTATCCAAACTACAAAAAAGCACAAGAAATACCCACCAGTGAGGCTAAAAGATTTTTTGAGCAAAGCACATTAAGAGGAATAACAAAAATTAGGCTAGAAAAAAAAGTTTCAAGGGACAAGAAAACACTACTAGTATCACCTTATTATCATATGGTTTCAGAAGGAAGAAAAACATTTCAAAATAGCTCCAGTTATTACTATGACTACTACCCTTTAAACGGCATTAATTCCAACAAACTTCATGAAATTAAGAAGCTAATCGAGAAGCACGAGCAAGTTATTTTCAATCTCTCGACTCCTGGTAGCCTTAAATACATAGAAAACTTAAAAAAATACAAAGACAAAATAAGCGTTATTGTATCTCTTACTCCTCGACATATTAAAACACTAGACTGGGTAGAGAACATAGTGGTAGTTTATGGTACAACAGCACTAGCATTTAAATCGGGGTTCTTAGCTCTAATAGAAAGATTTAACCCAAGAGGAGCACTTCCTTTAATAAATTTCAAGCCTTAA
- a CDS encoding DJ-1 family glyoxalase III, with protein sequence MRVAVVLADGFEEIEAIVPVDILRRGDVNVKLISLSDDRVVPGSRGVVFCADEKVSDCSADDFDLIVLPGGMPGASNLFKSRDLDKILRDMKLGGKFIAAICASPAVVLSAKGLLGTSKFTCYPGFENGITDGEFVDENVVLSNNFITSKGVGTAFQFAFALLELVKGVRVAEDVRQKALL encoded by the coding sequence ATGAGAGTAGCTGTTGTGCTTGCAGATGGCTTTGAGGAGATCGAAGCCATTGTGCCCGTTGATATTCTAAGACGAGGTGATGTTAATGTTAAGCTTATTAGTTTAAGTGATGATAGAGTTGTCCCAGGCTCTAGAGGAGTTGTTTTTTGCGCAGATGAGAAGGTTTCAGATTGTAGTGCGGATGATTTTGATTTAATTGTACTGCCTGGAGGGATGCCGGGCGCTAGCAATCTTTTTAAGTCTAGAGATTTAGATAAGATTTTAAGAGATATGAAGTTGGGGGGTAAGTTTATTGCAGCTATTTGTGCCTCACCAGCTGTTGTGCTTTCTGCTAAGGGACTTTTGGGAACAAGTAAATTTACATGCTATCCAGGATTTGAAAATGGCATTACAGATGGTGAATTTGTGGATGAAAATGTTGTCCTTAGCAATAACTTCATTACCTCTAAGGGTGTCGGTACGGCCTTCCAGTTTGCTTTTGCTTTACTTGAGCTTGTAAAGGGAGTGCGAGTAGCTGAGGATGTTAGACAGAAAGCTTTGCTTTAA